One genomic window of Paramormyrops kingsleyae isolate MSU_618 chromosome 22, PKINGS_0.4, whole genome shotgun sequence includes the following:
- the epor gene encoding erythropoietin receptor has product MTMLRKTQHFGLLIFFLSQKASLETVDRHFESKVDLLLNVETENPKCFAEGMRDLTCFWEDEDGGSADQYSFTYTYENEKSSECKVTSQPAEGAKTRYFCHLPKVQHFGDLYLRVFRDGLQIYNRSLLINLLFWLDPPANLTVTQTGKLGQLKVTWLPPPLKYMENSMMYEVRYTAGSTWKEKVVRESTEITLQGLQVNTKYKVQVRVKPDGLTYDGFWSSWTLPVSMTTAPKDVDPLILALCLIITFVLVLLSLTALVSHRSSLQKKMWPLIPSPENKFPGLFTVYGGDFQEWLGHSGGGLRPSPAFFFFEELPAMLEVLSEATPVPPRSVESRACNLPESGCKENEEDLQNAESGQEGWQPTPPAHWLMKHFQTLQQGPSPFSWSTQLESKDSYVTLDHSFQPKPQETPMDDISEESAPLRVLFTSAEISASHSDLGSLPQSSRSGRLSSESSLEYPHSIWPPKGISYASLTLADSGVSVDYSPMNSIRTAAGGIGGFYNNDYKNEIPKPNEPLSGCPIYSAC; this is encoded by the exons ATGACCATGCTGAGAAAAACGCAGCATTTCGGTTTGTTAATATTCTTCCTCAGTCAAAAAGCTTCCTTGGAAACGGTAGATCGTCATTTCGAGAGTAAAG TTGATCTGTTGCTCAACGTGGAAACTGAGAATCCGAAGTGTTTTGCGGAAGGTATGCGGGACCTCACGTGCTTCTGGGAGGACGAAGATGGGGGCAGCGCAGACCAGTACTCCTTCACGTACACATACGA gaaTGAGAAGAGCAGTGAGTGTAAAGTGACGTCCCAACCAGCAGAGGGAGCCAAAACACGTTACTTCTGCCACCTTCCAAAAGTTCAGCATTTCGGAGACCTTTATCTGCGTGTGTTTCGGGATGGATTGCAGATCTACAACCGCAGCCTTTTAATAAACCTTCTCT TTTGGCTGGATCCCCCAGCCAACCTGACTGTGACTCAGACTGGGAAGCTGGGCCAGCTGAAGGTGACCTGGCTGCCGCCCCCCCTCAAGTACATGGAAAACAGCATGATGTACGAAGTCAGATACACAGCAGGAAGTACCTGGAAGGAGAAG GTGGTCCGTGAATCCACTGAGATCACACTGCAAGGCCTACAGGTCAATACCAAGTACAAGGTCCAGGTTCGAGTCAAGCCTGATGGCCTGACATATGATGGATTTTGGAGTTCCTGGACACTGCCGGTGTCCATGACAACAGCCCCCAAAG ATGTGGACCCACTGATCCTGGCCCTGTGCCTCATCATCACCTTTGTCCTCGTTCTGCTGTCCCTCACCGCACTCGTGTCTCACCGGAG TTCTCTGCAGAAGAAGATGTGGCCTCTTATTCCCAGTCCGGAAAACAAATTCCCAGGGCTCTTCACCGTCTACGGAGGTGACTTCCAG GAGTGGTTGGGCCACAGCGGTGGGGGCTTACGGCCGAGTCCTGCCTTCTTCTTCTTTGAGGAGCTCCCAGCTATGCTGGAGGTGCTATCAGAGGCTACCCCGGTCCCTCCTCGCTCGGTGGAATCCAGGGCCTGTAATCTGCCAGAGTCAGGATGCAAAGAAAACGAGGAGGACCTGCAGAACGCAGAGTCTGGGCAGGAGGGGTGGCAGCCGACCCCGCCTGCACACTGGCTGATGAAGCACTTCCAAACCCTGCAGCAGGGACCCTCCCCATTTTCCTGGTCCACACAACTGGAATCTAAGGACTCCTACGTGACCCTCGACCACAGCTTCCAGCCCAAACCCCAAGAGACACCGATGGATGATATATCTGAGGAATCTGCACCTTTGCGAGTTCTTTTCACGTCGGCAGAAATCTCGGCATCCCATTCGGATCTGGGCTCCCTCCCGCAGAGCTCCAGATCAGGCAGACTCTCCTCCGAGTCCAGCCTTGAGTACCCTCACAGCATCTGGCCGCCTAAGGGCATCAGTTACGCCTCCCTGACTCTTGCCGATTCGGGCGTCTCCGTGGACTACAGCCCCATGAATTCCATCAGAACTGCAGCTGGTGGCATAGGAGGCTTCTATAATAATGACTACAAGAACGAAATCCCAAAGCCAAACGAGCCTCTCTCTGGATGTCCAATCTACTCCGCCTGCTGA
- the LOC111843298 gene encoding rab11 family-interacting protein 4A-like isoform X1, with amino-acid sequence MDGTALPDHEQLLQLLAKLKEVFDVCDEDADGFIRIEHLVNLGVQFGQRDEVRRLSEYLDPGAQGKINFKSFCHGVFALKGCEEILKSALGTLPVPPRPYETDNGSCYQEEKAKVPRVQALFPGGGGPSQNETQDSDMDSSDGGRSEERDTDLFLSVTSSGQLDPCVTSDLCARSPTSLISCEEQFEDYGESEDVDFAPGSPCPDDESRTNGCSDLGSSLPSSAGHTPQKMRHLCSSGQLDIYCSQCCRKVNLLNDLEARLRNLRANSPNRKISSTAFGRQLFHSSNFSSGNGSTDDLFHDSVDSCDVDITEKVSYLEKKVTELENDSLVSGDLGSKLRQENTQLVHRVHELEEQVKDQEVWAEQALEDGLKRHREVYSKMERDKRVEIELLNTRVQELEDDNGEMTVNVCRLRSQTERLDQEKQRMSDKLEDTSLRLNDEMDLYRRIMDKLWQNRHQFQKEKEAMHEVIEDLRRELDHLHLFKLEMDQPGQGRSTRVREIELEHEARRLKQENYKLRDQNDDLNGQILSLSMYEARSLFGAQSKVQSLAAEIDNASRDELVDALKEQEEINSRLRQYMDKIILAILEHNPSILEIKS; translated from the exons ATGGACGGCACGGCGCTCCCGGACCACGagcagctgctgcagctcctCGCGAAGCTTAAGGAGGTGTTCGACGTCTGCGACGAGGATGCGGACGGCTTCATCCGGATCGAGCATCTGGTAAACCTCGGTGTACAGTTCGGGCAGAGAGACGAG GTGAGGAGGCTGTCTGAATATCTGGACCCTGGCGCACAAGGAAAGATCAACTTTAAAAGCTTCTGTCATGGAGTATTTGCCCTCAAAG GATGTGAGGAGATTCTGAAGTCGGCACTGGGGACCTTGCCCGTGCCCCCCCGACCCTACGAGACCGACAACGGCAGTTGTTATCAG GAAGAGAAGGCGAAGGTCCCCAGGGTCCAGGCGCTGTTCCCGGGGGGCGGGGGCCCATCCCAGAACGAGACCCAGGACTCGGACATGGATAGCTCCGACGGGGGGCGGTCAGAGGAGAGGGACACGGATCTCTTCCTGTCTGTCACCAG CTCTGGTCAGCTGGACCCTtgcgtgacctctgacctttgcGCACGCTCCCCCACATCCTTGATCTCATGTGAGGAGCAGTTTGAGGATTATGGCGAGAGCGAGGATGTGGATTTTGCCCCCGGAAGCCCCTGTCCTGACGACGAATCCCGAACCAACGGATGCTCCGACCTCGGCTCCTCTCTCCCATCCAG TGCTGGGCACACTCCTCAGAAGATGAGGCACCTCTGCAGCAGTGGGCAACTGGACATCTACTGCTCACAGTGCTGCAGGAAGGTCAACCTGCTCAATGACCTGGAAGCACGGCTCAGGAACCTCCGGGCCAACAG TCCAAACAGGAAAATCTCCAGCACGGCCTTTGGAAG GCAGCTCTTCCACAGCAGTAACTTCAGCAGCGGTAATGGCAGCACCGATGACTTGTTTCACGACAGCGTTGACTCCTGTGATGTTGACATCACTGAGAAG GTTAGCTACCTGGAGAAGAAAGTGACAGAGTTAGAGAATGACAGCCTGGTGAGCGGAGACCTGGGATCCAAGCTTCGACAGGAGAACACACAGCTCGTACACAG ggttcATGAATTAGAGGAGCAGGTGAAGGACCAGGAGGTGTGGGCCGAGCAGGCGCTGGAGGATGGACTGAAGAGGCACCGTGAGGTCTACAGCAAGATGGAGAGAGACAAGCGCGTGGAGATCGAGCTGCTGAACACCAG AgtgcaggagctggaggacgACAATGGAGAGATGACCGTGAACGTCTGCAGGCTCAGGTCACAAACGGAAAGGCTGGACCAG gagaAGCAGCGTATGTCCGACAAACTGGAGGACACCAGCCTTCGTCTGAATGATGAGATGGATCTTTATAGGAGGATCATGGACAAGTTGTGGCAGAACCGGCACCAGTTCCAGAAGGAGAAGGAGGCCATGCATGAG GTGATTGAGGATCTACGGCGAGAGCTGGACCACCTGCATCTTTTCAAGCTGGAGATGGATCAACCGGGTCAGGGGCGAAGCACCAGGGTGCGAGAGATCGAACTCGAGCACGAAGCCAGGCGCCTCAAACAG GAGAACTACAAGCTGCGAGATCAAAACGACGACCTGAACGGTCAGATCCTCAGTCTCAGCATGTATGAGGCCAGGAGCTTGTTCGGGGCACAGTCAAAGGTGCAGTCACTGGCTGCTGAGATTGACAACGCTTCCCGTGATGAG TTAGTGGATGCCctgaaggagcaggaggagatCAATTCTCGCCTGAGGCAGTACATGGACAAGATCATTCTGGCTATTCTGGAACACAACCCCTCCATTCTGGAAATCAAGAGCTAG
- the LOC111843188 gene encoding ras-related protein Rab-3D-like, whose protein sequence is MASVNESRQYRESQTDAADQNFDYMFKLLIIGNSSVGKTSFLFRYTDDSFTSAFVSTVGIDFKVKTVFRDDKRVKLQIWDTAGQERYRTITTAYYRGAMGFLLMYDITSQESFSAVRDWATQIKTYSWDNAQVILVGNKCDLEDERLIPTEESQRLANEMGFQFFEASAKDNINVTQTFERLVDIICDKMNENLEGVESLSSGNRATDMKDSPLQSQSSCSC, encoded by the exons ATGGCCTCTGTGAACGAGTCACGCCAGTATCGGGAGTCTCAGACTGATGCGGCGGACCAGAATTTCGACTACATGTTCAAGCTGCTCATCATCGGGAACAGCAGCGTGGGAAAGACCAGCTTCCTGTTCCGCTACACCGACGACTCCTTCACCTCGGCCTTCGTCAGCACCGTGGGCATCGACTTCAAGGTCAAGACCGTCTTCCGCGACGACAAGCGGGTCAAGCTGCAGATCTGG GACACAGCGGGTCAGGAGCGCTACAGGACCATAACCACGGCTTACTACCGGGGGGCCATGGGATTTCTGCTAATGTATGACATCACCAGCCAGGAATCATTCAGTGCAGTGCGGGACTG GGCGACGCAGATAAAGACGTATTCGTGGGACAACGCGCAGGTCATCCTGGTGGGGAATAAGTGTGACCTGGAGGACGAAAGACTGATCCCGACGGAGGAGAGTCAGAGGCTCGCTAACGAGATGG GGTTCCAGTTCTTTGAAGCCAGCGCCAAGGACAACATCAATGTGACGCAGACGTTTGAGCGACTTGTAGACATCATCTGTGACAAGATGAACGAGAACCTAGAAGGGGTGGAGAGTCTGTCTTCCGGAAACCGGGCAACCGACATGAAAGACTCACCCCTGCAAAGCCAGAGTAGCTGTTCCTGCTGA
- the swsap1 gene encoding ATPase SWSAP1: MADILTVVLKQYSRESKDLKLPPLSDYTSCVVVGECDNLKKSLLFLTALTAASELGLKVLFLSPAPIESLPGVLQGALARLSPDDLKKVKFKYPRCSAELRCEIAALHELDAPPPPSLIIVDGMDLYVGAEGGLLAAQAQSAHISALLLDTAAFLTQRDTAAPCYVITSFRPEQEGRTAGESPAPDPVLAVIDRYFPVRCTFTKGGTSSSLGCTTEIKETLQVYFSGVGLNATPPLTKTDETHFGQQWSLSVSQDGAMEFSVLRVKD, translated from the exons ATGGCCGATATATTAACAGTTGTTCTAAAGCAGTATAGCAGAGAGTCAAAGGATTTAAAACTTCCACCGCTGTCAGATTATACATCTTGCGTGGTCGTGGGAGAGTGTGACAACCTCAAAAAGTCGTTGTTGTTCCTGACTGCACTTACTGCAGCCTCCGAGCTTGGGCTGAAGGTGCTCTTTCTTAGCCCGGCTCCGATCGAGAGTCTCCCGGGTGTGCTGCAGGGCGCACTGGCCAGGCTGAGCCCGGACGATCTGAAG AAAGTAAAATTCAAGTACCCCCGGTGCTCGGCGGAGCTTCGCTGTGAGATAGCGGCCCTGCACGAGCTGGACGCGCCGCCGCCGCCGTCCTTAATCATCGTGGACGGGATGGATCTGTATGTGGGGGCAGAGGGAGGACTGCTGGCCGCGCAGGCGCAGTCCGCTCACATCTCAGCCCTGCTGCTCGACACCGCTGCCTTCCTGACACAGAGGGACACTGCGGCCCCCTGTTATGTTATAACGTCCTTCCGACCGGAGCAGGAGGGCCGGACTGCAGGGGAGTCACCGGCTCCAGACCCCGTCCTCGCCGTCATAGACCGCTATTTCCCTGTGCGCTGTACTTTCACAAAGGGAGGTACTTCCTCCAGTTTGGGGTGTACGACCGAGATAAAGGAGACGTTGCAAGTTTATTTTTCTGGCGTGGGGCTCAACGCCACTCCCCCTCTTACTAAGACTGACGAAACACATTTTGGACAACAGTGGAGTTTGTCAGTCTCACAAGATGGCGCGATGGAGTTTTCTGTCCTCAGAGTGAAAGACTGa
- the coil gene encoding coilin, giving the protein MAASCPNAVRVRLYFDYPPPAVSDCRMCWVLVDLNKCRVVADLASIIRDKFDFSRRAVLNLFIEDCYLPPAESVYVVRDNDSIRVKVDVLPQANGCEFSSDAEETPKAKKRGRDGEEESEDDEERAVKKRKKSAKSQETQEMRVALAEEEMATKKKKKKRRKKKMKPQTEGHGGPMTRLEDEPEAPTLKEVLPPTASTNCKVVLQKLVSSSSESSDEEEAPKTVVPVRAPVKTVSQVPAKTDKLKKFPCDSFSDSSGTAAPSRKPSLQATPGPAPVCSPASSSTRKLRPRPLVPGSTSITRKPADSSSSDSSSETELVIKHPPPVMQGILGAVSRGRGGPPARGGPPGVGRGNPPHRDSGPRGGGRGGRGQRGPWRAEGQNNFYDKRNGTREQHLEETLTNRAVVLQSPPAAVPPRDYATMPLLAAPPAVGQIIAFKLLELTESYTPEVSDYKEGKIVGFDQSTNQVHVQLLSSVAAPTGPGKFDLVYQAPDGSEVIESALSYGSQLTERWESLLEPRLVVENVG; this is encoded by the exons ATGGCAGCCTCCTGTCCCAACGCGGTGCGCGTCCGCCTTTACTTTGATTATCCGCCTCCGGCCGTGTCGGACTGCCGTATGTGCTGGGTACTCGTGGACTTAAACAAATGCCGCGTCGTGGCGGATCTGGCGAGTATCATAAGGGACAAGTTTGACTTCAGTCGGCGGGCTGTCTTAAACCTGTTCATTGAAGACTGTTACTTGCCTCCCGCGGAGAGCGTTTATGTAGTGCGTGACAACGACAGCATCAG AGTGAAGGTGGATGTTCTGCCACAAGCGAATGGCTGTGAATTCAGCAGCGATGCGGAGGAGACTCCGAAGGCCAAGAAAAGGGGGAGAGACGGTGAGGAGGAGTCTGAAGATGATGAGGAGCGTGCTGTGAAGAAGAGAAAGAAATCTGCCAAGagccaggagactcaggagatGAGGGTCGCCTTGGCAGAGGAAGAGATGGCAacgaagaagaagaagaagaagaggagaaaGAAAAAGATGAAACCCCAGACAGAAGGGCACGGGGGCCCGATGACACGTCTGGAAGACGAACCTGAGGCCCCCACCTTGAAGGAGGTCCTACCACCAACTGCCTCCACCAACTGCAAGGTAGTGCTTCAGAAACTGGTCTCTAGCTCCTCAGAGAGCAGCGATGAAGAGGAAGCCCCAAAAACAGTCGTCCCTGTGAGGGCCCCGGTGAAGACGGTCAGCCAAGTCCCGGCAAAGACGGATAAGCTAAAAAAGTTTCCGTGTGATTCTTTCTCTGACTCGTCTGGTACTGCGGCGCCAAGCAGAAAGCCGTCCCTGCAGGCtacccctggccccgcccctgtctGTAGTCCCGCCTCCAGCTCCACCCGTAAGCTCCGCCCACGCCCTTTGGTTCCAGGCTCCACTAGCATCACAAGGAAGCCGGCAGACAGCTCCAGCTCAGATAGCAGCAGTGAGACCGAGTTGGTCATCAAGCATCCACCTCCCGTAATGCAAGGAATCCTTGGCGCAGTATCCCGGGGTAGGGGTGGGCCCCCGGCTAGGGGTGGGCCCCcgggtgtggggagggggaacCCGCCACACAGAGACAGCGGTCCCAGAGGTGGAGGCAGAGGGGGACGCGGACAGAGGGGGCCATGGAGGGCTGAAGGACAAAATAACTTTTATGACAAGCGAAATGGGACGCGAGAGCAGCACCTGGAGGAGACCCTGACAAACCGGGCCGTGGTTCTGCAG AGCCCCCCAGCTGCTGTCCCTCCCCGAGACTACGCCACGatgcccctgctggccgcacccCCAGCCGTGGGACAGATAATCGCCTTCAAG CTGCTGGAGCTGACAGAGAGCTACACACCCGAGGTGTCTGATTACAAG GAAGGGAAGATCGTTGGTTTCGACCAGAGTACCAACCAGGTACATGTGCAGCTGCTGTCTTCAGTCGCAG CTCCCACTGGGCCGGGGAAGTTTGACCTGGTTTACCAGGCGCCCGACGGTTCTGAGGTCATCGAGTCCGCGCTCTCTTATGGCTCCCAG CTGACAGAGCGGTGGGAGTCTCTCCTGGAGCCCAGGCTTGTGGTGGAGAACGTTGGCTGA
- the LOC111843298 gene encoding rab11 family-interacting protein 4A-like isoform X2, with protein sequence MDSSDGGRSEERDTDLFLSVTSSGQLDPCVTSDLCARSPTSLISCEEQFEDYGESEDVDFAPGSPCPDDESRTNGCSDLGSSLPSSAGHTPQKMRHLCSSGQLDIYCSQCCRKVNLLNDLEARLRNLRANSPNRKISSTAFGRQLFHSSNFSSGNGSTDDLFHDSVDSCDVDITEKVSYLEKKVTELENDSLVSGDLGSKLRQENTQLVHRVHELEEQVKDQEVWAEQALEDGLKRHREVYSKMERDKRVEIELLNTRVQELEDDNGEMTVNVCRLRSQTERLDQEKQRMSDKLEDTSLRLNDEMDLYRRIMDKLWQNRHQFQKEKEAMHEVIEDLRRELDHLHLFKLEMDQPGQGRSTRVREIELEHEARRLKQENYKLRDQNDDLNGQILSLSMYEARSLFGAQSKVQSLAAEIDNASRDELVDALKEQEEINSRLRQYMDKIILAILEHNPSILEIKS encoded by the exons ATGGATAGCTCCGACGGGGGGCGGTCAGAGGAGAGGGACACGGATCTCTTCCTGTCTGTCACCAG CTCTGGTCAGCTGGACCCTtgcgtgacctctgacctttgcGCACGCTCCCCCACATCCTTGATCTCATGTGAGGAGCAGTTTGAGGATTATGGCGAGAGCGAGGATGTGGATTTTGCCCCCGGAAGCCCCTGTCCTGACGACGAATCCCGAACCAACGGATGCTCCGACCTCGGCTCCTCTCTCCCATCCAG TGCTGGGCACACTCCTCAGAAGATGAGGCACCTCTGCAGCAGTGGGCAACTGGACATCTACTGCTCACAGTGCTGCAGGAAGGTCAACCTGCTCAATGACCTGGAAGCACGGCTCAGGAACCTCCGGGCCAACAG TCCAAACAGGAAAATCTCCAGCACGGCCTTTGGAAG GCAGCTCTTCCACAGCAGTAACTTCAGCAGCGGTAATGGCAGCACCGATGACTTGTTTCACGACAGCGTTGACTCCTGTGATGTTGACATCACTGAGAAG GTTAGCTACCTGGAGAAGAAAGTGACAGAGTTAGAGAATGACAGCCTGGTGAGCGGAGACCTGGGATCCAAGCTTCGACAGGAGAACACACAGCTCGTACACAG ggttcATGAATTAGAGGAGCAGGTGAAGGACCAGGAGGTGTGGGCCGAGCAGGCGCTGGAGGATGGACTGAAGAGGCACCGTGAGGTCTACAGCAAGATGGAGAGAGACAAGCGCGTGGAGATCGAGCTGCTGAACACCAG AgtgcaggagctggaggacgACAATGGAGAGATGACCGTGAACGTCTGCAGGCTCAGGTCACAAACGGAAAGGCTGGACCAG gagaAGCAGCGTATGTCCGACAAACTGGAGGACACCAGCCTTCGTCTGAATGATGAGATGGATCTTTATAGGAGGATCATGGACAAGTTGTGGCAGAACCGGCACCAGTTCCAGAAGGAGAAGGAGGCCATGCATGAG GTGATTGAGGATCTACGGCGAGAGCTGGACCACCTGCATCTTTTCAAGCTGGAGATGGATCAACCGGGTCAGGGGCGAAGCACCAGGGTGCGAGAGATCGAACTCGAGCACGAAGCCAGGCGCCTCAAACAG GAGAACTACAAGCTGCGAGATCAAAACGACGACCTGAACGGTCAGATCCTCAGTCTCAGCATGTATGAGGCCAGGAGCTTGTTCGGGGCACAGTCAAAGGTGCAGTCACTGGCTGCTGAGATTGACAACGCTTCCCGTGATGAG TTAGTGGATGCCctgaaggagcaggaggagatCAATTCTCGCCTGAGGCAGTACATGGACAAGATCATTCTGGCTATTCTGGAACACAACCCCTCCATTCTGGAAATCAAGAGCTAG
- the scpep1 gene encoding retinoid-inducible serine carboxypeptidase, protein MELPRVAVWLLSFLLIDSGRTEPASESWGYVDVREGAHMFWWLYNGSGGNFKELPLVMWLQGGPGGSSCGFGNFEEIGPLDRDLKPRNTTWVKAASVLFVDNPVGTGYSYTDNNGFAKDVATVAEDMMVLLKNFFSSKAEFQGVPFYIFSESYGGKMAAAISLYLSKAISKGEIKCSFAGVALGDSWISPMDSVRTWGPYLYSTSLLDDNGLSEVRKAAKAVEEAITQGDFLKATQLWSTAESVVEENTNGVNFYNILTPASEERVSSVAGHGYLALLARRHVKPLHRQSLSELMNGPIRKKLKVIPQNVTWGGQSEAVFSYMAGDFMKPVVDIVDELLAAGINVTVYNGQLDLIVDTIGQELWVKKLKWTGLPSFNNLRWTPLDDPAAPGQTGAFYKTYQNFAFYWILKAGHMIPSDQGNMALKMLTMVTRQE, encoded by the exons ATGGAGCTGCCCCGGGTCGCTGTATGGCTCCTTTCTTTCCTGCTAATCGATTCAG GAAGGACAGAACCAGCCTCTGAATCGTGGGGCTACGTGGATGTCCGAGAGGGGGCGCACATGTTCTGGTGGCTGTACAACGGCTCTGGGGGGAATTTTAAGGAGCTGCCGCTTGTCATGTGGCTGCAG GGAGGACCAGGGGGCTCTAGCTGCGGTTTTGGGAACTTTGAAGAGATTGGACCCCTGGACAGGGACCTGAAACCCAGAAACACAACTTGG GTGAAGGCAGCCAGCGTGCTCTTTGTGGACAACCCGGTTGGCACCGGTTACAGCTACACCGATAACAATGGCTTTGCCAAGGACGTGGCCACGGTGGCAGAGGACATGATGGTCCTGCTCAAGAACTTCTTCAGCTCCAAAGCAGAATTCCAG GGTGTGCCGTTTTACATATTCTCTGAATCATACGGCGGGAAAATGGCCGCAGCAATCTCACTGTACCTCTCAAAG gctATATCAAAGGGGGAGATTAAATGCAGCTTTGCTGGGGTGGCCTTGGGCGACTCCTGGATCTCACCTATGG ATTCTGTTCGCACTTGGGGCCCTTATCTCTACAGCACA TCTCTGCTGGACGACAACGGGCTAAGCGAGGTCAGAAAAGCAGCCAAGGCCGTGGAGGAGGCCATCACCCAGGGCGACTTCCTGAAGGCCACACAGCTGTGGTCGACTGCAGAGTCCGTGGTGGAGGAG AACACCAATGGGGTCAACTTCTACAACATCCTCACCCCAGCATCAGAAGAGCGAGTAAGCAGCGTAGCGGGACACGGATACCTGG CCCTGCTGGCGAGACGCCACGTCAAGCCTCTGCACAGACAGTCACTCAGTGAATTAATGAACGGCCCAATCAGAAAGAAGCTGAAGGTCATCCCCCAGAACGTCACGTGGGGAG gccagTCAGAAGCAGTGTTCAGCTACATGGCTGGGGACTTCATGAAGCCAGTGGTGGACATTGTGGACGAGCTCCTGGCGGCTGGAATCAATGTCACGGTCTACAACGGGCAACTGGACCTGATTGTAGACACGATAG gtcaggAGCTGTGGGTGAAAAAGCTGAAGTGGACGGGTCTCCCATCCTTCAACAACCTGCGATGGACGCCGCTGGATGACCCAGCTGCTCCGGGCCAGACGGGAGCCTTTTACAAGACGTACCAAAACTTCGCATTCTATTGGATCCTCAAAGCTGGTCACATG ATCCCGTCAGATCAGGGAAACATGGCTCTGAAGATGCTGACAATGGTGACGAGGCAGGAGTGA